The genome window TATTTTTGCCCATGAACAAAACGATTTTGTAAAGTATCTTTCTCAAAATTTCCCATCTTTAACTGAATCTAATTTGAGAACTATTTACTTGTTAAAATTAGGCTTGAACAATTTAGAAATTTCTCAAATCTTAGGAATTTCTGCAGATTCAGTCAAAAAATCGAAACAGCGCTTAAAAAAGAAATATGAAAATTTTGAGTTGATTTTTAAAGATAATGATGATTAAGAAACAATTATTCAATTCTCAACTTATTCAAATTACTTCGATAACTTTCTAATAATAAACTTTCCGTTACATAACCTTCAAATTTACCTTTTTTAGTGAGTAAAATATAATCTATTTTTTTTGCTTCCATCATTTTCATCACGTTTGCAGCATTCGTAAAAATAGATGTCGAAGTTGCTTCTGTAATACATTCTAAGTAGCTTTTATCAATATTATCATTAAAAATAAATGATCGAATATTATCTAAAACTATAACTCCATGAATCGATTTATCTTCGTTTAGAACTGGAATAAAGTCTTGTGTTGTAGTAGAAAAAATTTCTTTTATATCTTCAATTGAATTGTAAACTGTCAATGTTTTGATATTCTTGATATAAATCGAAAACAAATCAATTTTATTGAACAAATTTCGGTCTTTATCAGATGTAAAAACAATTCCTTTTTCTGCTATTGCGTATATATCCATCGAATATTTGTCGTATCGTTTTGAAATTGCAAAACTTATCGAAGAAACAATCATCAAAGGAATAATCAATCCATAACCTCCCGTAATTTCGGCTATTAGGAAAATCGCTGTTAATGGGGCGTGAAACAATCCACTTAAAACAGCTGCCATTCCAACAACTGTAAAATTACCAACAGGAACTTCTTTGAAACCAATCAAGTTAAAGAATTTTGCAACAAAAAAACCAAGATATGACCCAACAAATAACGAAGGTGCGAAGTTTCCTCCGTTTCCTCCACTTCCTAAAGTTAAACCTGTTGCAATAGATTTGATTAAAATTGTGACAAAAACAAATCCTAAAACTATCCATTGATTCGTTCTAAAACTCTCTAACAATGAATTATTTAAGATAAAACCAGCTTCATCATTTGCTAAATATTTTATACTCTCATAACCTTCACCAAATAATGTTGGGAAGAAGAAAATCAATATTGCTAAACTTCCGGCACCAACAATCGCTCGCCAATATACATTATCCGAATAATTCCCTATCAAATGTTCAACTTTACGAAATAATCGAGCATGATAAACTGAAACAAACCCCGCTAAAACACCCAAAATCACATAGAAAATAACATTATGATAATCAAATCCTAACGCATAACGAAAGGATAATAACATATTGCTTTTTAAAGTTAAATTAGCAATTAAAGCTCCTGTTGCAGAAGATAACAATAAAGGAATAAAAGCAGTAACACTCATATCCGCTAATACAATTTCTATCGCGAACAAAACACCTGCAATTGGCGCATTGAATGCTGTCGCAATACCAGCTGCAACACCACAAGCCAACAAAAGTGTTCTTTCTTTGTATTTGAATCTGTAATATTGTGCATAATTAGAACCAAAAGCTGCACCAGTAATTGTAATTGGGGATTCTAAACCAGCCGAACCACCCATACCAACTGTTAAGGAACTCGTTAAAATCTGAGCATACATCTGTTTTTTAGGCATTATTCCAGACTTTTTAGCTACAGCAATCATAATTTGAGAAGTTCCCTTTTCTATCGAACCATCCAAAAATTTCTGTACTACAAAAACCGTCAACAAAATACCTATAATTGGCAATATACTATTGATATAAGGTAGTTTGACTAAATTATTAATATAAATAGTAAATTGAAAAACATTGTGCGCAAAAGTTTTTAGCACAATCACTGCAAAAGCAGATGAAATAGCTACTAAAATACACGATAAATACAAAAATTGTCGCTCTGTTAAAACCAATTTTAATAGATTCAACAAGTTTTGAAAAAAATTAAATGATTTTTTAATGTATTGAAAAAACTTTTGTTTTGTAGAAAGTCGCATACTTCAAAAATAGTGTACCTTTTGTTTATTGCCTAATTTAACTGCCACGAATTACACAAAAAGTAAACCAATAATACATAAAAGAATAAAATTTTTGAGAAAAAAAATAATTAATCATCTAATAACTATTTAATGCTAACAACTTCAATGATCTATAAACATTCACTTTTATAAATTATTTACTTTTCTATGATTCACTAAATAAAAGAATATTCATTAAAAGCATTTTTACAATTAATAAAATAACTTATTAATAATAAACACTTTAAACTTTATTATTTCAGAATAAACATTTACATACATAACTAAACAGCAATTGATTGAGAATAAAATATAATTTTATAATTCAATGAATTAACACTTTAAAATAATGAAAAAAATTTACTTCAAGCTTATTGGTTTAACCATGGGTGTATTTATGTTAGCTAGTAATAAAACTAATGCACAAGTTTATGTTATTGGGAATGGAGAATATGCTACAAGTGTATCAAATGATGGAAATGTTGTTGTTCTTTTTGGATTGGACAATAACTATTATTGGACAAAAGACAAAGGTGTCCAACAATTAGGAGAAATAGTACCAGGAAGTTATAATGGTGGTGTATCTACAGTTACAGCTGACGGAAAAATAATTTCTACTAATGTAGTTGATCCCAAAACAGGTATTAATCAAATTGCTACTTATAATTTAGAAAAAGATGAGTGGAATTATTTAGGAGGTCTTGGTAAAATTGTCGATAGTGAAACAAGTTCTGTATGGGGAATGACAGGAAATGGATCGGCAATAGTTGGAATCGCAAGTACATCCGACGGATATGGTCACGCTGTTAAATGGACAAAAGAAACTGGTTTAGTTGATTTAGGCTCGACTACTCCAAAATCAGCATCTAGAGCAAATGCAATAAGTGAAGACGGAACAATGATTGCAGGATGGCAAGATGATAAAAATGGAGCCAGATATGGAGCTTATTGGAAAAATGGAGTACAACATTTAATAAAAGACAATAATGGAAATCCTGTTTACGAAATTAGTTCTGTTTCGGGAGACGGAAAATGGTTATTAGGTTCTCAATTTGAATATGCAATGAAATGGAGCGAGGAAACTGGAGTACAATTAATTGAAGATTCTAATGCAGATCCATTTTATGTTGGAGCGGCTACAGCTACAAATTATGATGGAAGTGTAATTGTTGGATATTACAGAGAATTTCCTGGACCTGCAATGATGGGTGATGGATTTATTTGGACAAAAGAAACAGGAAAAATCAGTTTAGATGAATATGTAAAAAATCTAGGATATGATAATTTAGGAATTACCTTTTCTTTACCTTATGCAATATCTAAAGACGGAACAAAAATTGTCGGTGTAGGAAGAACAACTGAAGAAGCAGTTTCTTTTATGATTTCTCTTCCTAAATTAGGAACTTCAGAAGTAAATAAAGTTCAATATTCTGTTTTTCCTAATCCTACAAGTGATATAATAAACATTGAGACAAAAGGAAAATTATCTTCATCAATATTATATAATATGACTGGACAAAAAGTTCTTTCTTCTAATGAAAAACAACTTAATATTTCGTATCTACCTAAAGGTACTTACGTTCTAAAAACAATTATTGATGGAAATGAAAACACTAAAAAAATTATTAAAAAGTAAATTTTATTAATCAATATTTAACAAGCCAGAAATTAATTTCTGGCTTGTTTATTTATTACTATAATATTTTTAATAAAAATTATTCAAATCAATTCAAAGAATTTCCTTAAAATCATTTAACTAACAATACACGTAAAGTTATGTTAATCAATGTTTTATTCTTCGTAATTAAAGAAAACAATATAACTTTATCCAAAACAAATCATCCTCAGTTAATAAAGTCTAAATTTATCATTCAAATTAATTAACACAGAAATTCATTATGAAAAAAATTTACTCAAAACTTAAAAGTTTAGCTGTATTATCAGCTTTAATTGGGGGAACAAGCTTTGTTAATGCACAAGTTTATGTTGTTGGAGATGGTCAAACTGCATACAGCGTATCAGACAATGGAAAAGTTGTAGTATTAAACACAGTTGATAATAATTTTTATTGGACACCAGAAAAAGGTATTCATTTATTAGGAGAAATTGCTTCTGACACTTCAAACTCAGGGCATCCATTGGTTACTGCTGATGGTAATAAAATTGCTGTAATGGTTGCTAAACCTGAAACAGGTGTAAACCAAATGTCTATTTATGATATCGAATCTGACACATGGAAATATCTAGGCGGACTTGGGGGAGTTTCAGATAACGAAACAAGTTCTGTTTGGGGAATGAGTGCTGATGGAAAATATATTTCGGGATTAGGTGCTACTAAAGACGGAAGTTTTCATGGTATTGTGTGGAACGAAGCAACTGGATTTACAGATTTAAAAACTGATGGCGAGTATTATTCTCGTGCGAATGGAATTAGTGATGATGGTAAAATTGTTGTTGGTTGGCACGATACTGACTTTGACCGTTGGGGTGTTTACTGGGAGAATGGTGAAAGACATCAAGTTTTAGATCAAGACGGATATGAAGTTCTTGAATTAGCAGGAGTTTCTGGTAATGGAAAATGGATGATTGGAGCAACGGGAGAAGATGTAGCTATGCGTTACAGTAAAGAAACAGGCGTACAATTGATAGAACATCCTAAACAAGGATTCTATTTTAATGGAGCTGCAACAGCAATAAATACTGACGGTAGCGTTATTGTAGGTTTTTATAGACCTTGGCCTGGACCTGCATTCATGGGGGAAGGATTTATTTGGACTGAAAAAACAGGACGAGTTGAATTAAATGAATATGTAAAATCTCTTGGTTATGATGATTTAGGTATTACATTCGCATTACCTCTAGGAATGTCTAAAGATGGAACTAAAATTGTTGGTTTAGGCAAAACCGATGAAGGTGTTGTTTCTTTCCTTATTTCTTTACCTAAATTAGCTACTACAGAAGTTAATACAGTAAAATTTGATATATATCCAAACCCAAGTTCAGATGTTATCAATATAGAAAGTAAAGGAAAAGTAACTGCTTCTGTTTTATACAATATGGCTGGACAAAAAGTTCTTGATTCTGATATGAAACAAATCAATATTTCTTCTTTACCTACAGGAACTTATATTTTAAAAACTACTATTGATGGTAAAGATGTTACGAAAAAAGTAATGAAAAAATAATTTACCTTAATTCATATCATAAAAAATCTCGAGCAGATGCTTGAGATTTTTTTATTTAATTAATTTTCTTATTTCGATTTTATTTTAGGAATTATTACCTGTCAAATCTATAAAAAGATAAAAGATACGCCTATCAATTTTTCGAAAGGAACTTTAATAGAGATCGCTGCAATTACAGTTTTGGCAATCTTTTTTTACTTCCACAATGATGTTGCGAGAGCTTTTCGTTACGGAATTTATTATTGGATTCCGATGGTTGGAATTGTCTTAGTTTTTGCATTACAAAAAGGTTTATTTTCGAGAATACTTCAACATAAAACATTGGTTTATTTAGGTGAAATCAGTTTTGCGTTTTACATGATTCATATGATTGTGATAAAATATGGAAATCAATATTTACCTAAAATCAATGATTTCCAGAAAATTGGAATTTATTTTGTAATTGCTTTAATTCTAAGTGCATTAACGTTTGAATATTTTGAGAAACCCGTTGCGAAGTGGATCAAAAATAAAGTGAAGTAGTAGCGAGCATTTCTAGAAAATTAATTCAAATAGTTGATTATAATTGAAATTGTAACAACGATAATTGAAACAACAATCAAAATATCTAAGTAATTTATTTTTTTCGAACCAAAATTTGTTGTTCGTTTGCGTTTTCGTGAATACACTATTTCTTTGTTCATTTTTTTAAAAGAAAATAAGCCGCGAGCTACCACGACTTATTTGTCAAATAATTAATAGTACATTATATAGTTTATAGTAATCCTATTATTGGTACTTGTAACAGCTTCCTGTTTTCTTTGCCGATTTACCTGTCATTTTATCAGATAATAATAGAATAAATGGACATCTAACTTCTGCAGCTTGTTGTTTCAAAACTTTTTCTGCACGTTCATCTTTTCCATTTCCAGTTCTGAAGTTAATCATACCTGTTTTAGATTTTAAATCATCTCCTTTTTTCAAACCTGCAACCAAAGATTTATCTTCCAAAATAATCACTTTCCCCCAATCTTTATCGTCAGTAATTTCAATTTTATCAGAAACATCTTCAATACGTGTACTTTTCCCGTAAAATACTTTATTAACAGAATATTTACTCAAAGACTGTATAGCATCTTCTCCATCATACGTATATTCTACCGTAAATTCTCCTACACGCTTAATCTGACCTTCGATAATCTCACCAGAATGTTTGTAAATTTTATCTACTTGTCCAAATGCTAGCGAAGCCATAAGACCTAATCCTAAAATAAAAATGTTTTTCATTGTTAATTGTTTTAAATATTGACTTAATTTTAATTGATCTCTAAAATACTTTCAGTTTCGTTGATTGTAATTGTGGTTTTTAGAGGACTAGATTCCAGTAAACCATAATTTTCTTTTAGATTGGTGGTCGGTTTTTTCAATAAATCAATTAATTGATCAATTGATTCTTGATAGATTTTCTTTTTTGTTGAGCTCTTAACTAAAGAAATATAATACGTCTTATAGTTTTTCTTAATTGGAGCTTCTTTTTCTATTTCTTCTGCAATATTTTTAAAGAAACTAGTTCTATTTTCAGAATTTTTGACCACAATACGTTTTATATTTTTACCTTCAGTTTCTACCTCAATATTCAACGTATATGGTTCAATTTTTACTGAGTTGTACATTACTTTTTGATTTCCAAAATTATCTTCAACAGATGTAGAAGAAACTTTATAAAAATCCTCTAACTCATTTACTCGATTTCCAATAAATTGTTTTAAATTTTTGTAATCCAAATTTTGAGAGAAACCCATACTACACAACAATAGTAATAAAGTAGATAAAATAATCTTCATTTTTATAAATAATTAGCTATTAACACTAGATTTATGTGTTAAATAAATTCTTTGCAAATTTTAGGATTCAGTACTTAAATTCCTACTTTTGCAGGAGTAGTTATGAGGTAGTTTAATGATTACTACCTATGGGTAGTTGAGTTACTTTACTAAATATCAGTCATATAATAAAAATGAATAACAAAACACTTTTAATATTCTTTACTCTATTTTTCACCCAGGTAGGGATAGGAAATACAATAAATTCCGAAATTCTAAAAAAAGAAATTTCATCTTATAATGAAATTGGTTCATTTGATAAATCAATTATCAAATTGGATAGTATTATACATTCTAAAAACGTAACGAATTACGATTTATATAATCTGTATTTGTTAAAATATCTTACATATAAAACATTATTAAATTATCCAGAAGCAGAAGAAAATTTAAACGTTGCTGAAAAATATGGTTTAAAGAGTGCTAAATACAAATCCGAAGTTGAGACAAGAGTTTTGATTGAACGAATCTTTATCCAATTTGATTATTTAAAATATGATAAGGTTGAGGAATTGCTCGAAAAAGTAAATAAATCTAATTTAAAATATTTGGATGCCGAAACGTTTGGCTTTTATATTTCTGTTATAGGCACAATGAATAGTATAAATAAAAATTATATTCAGGCAGAAAAAGATTATTTGGAAGGGATAAAAATTTTGAAGCAAAAATCTCCCAAACATTTACCTAATATTTATAGAAAGCTTTTACACTTATATACAGAAACAAAAGACAATAAGAAGGCTTTAGAAGCTTTTAACAAAGGGTTATATTATGCAAAACATTATGGTATAAAACTTTATATTTTGAATATGTACGAATCTCTTACTTGGTATTATGCTCAGAATGAAGATTGGGAAAAAGCATATAAAACAAGATTAATTGTGAATGATCTTGCAACCGATTATGATGCAATTAATCAAAGTGGAAAATTACAAAATTTAGAAAGAGAAATCATTAACAAACGAAATGATTTAGAAGTTCGAAATCAGAAAAATATCCGACTATTTCTGGTTATTATTTCTGCAATTTTGATCATATTATTAATTGTTCTTTATAAATTCTACAAGATAAACATCGAAAAAAGAAAACTTGTTGAAAATGAAAATGAACGGATGAGAAATAAACTTTCTAATTTGATTAATCATTCAAATAATGCAAATCAAGTTGAAAAGAAAATCATTTTAAGTGATTATAATCTTTCGGAAAGGCAATTGGATATCATCGAATTAGT of Empedobacter falsenii contains these proteins:
- a CDS encoding chloride channel protein, which codes for MRLSTKQKFFQYIKKSFNFFQNLLNLLKLVLTERQFLYLSCILVAISSAFAVIVLKTFAHNVFQFTIYINNLVKLPYINSILPIIGILLTVFVVQKFLDGSIEKGTSQIMIAVAKKSGIMPKKQMYAQILTSSLTVGMGGSAGLESPITITGAAFGSNYAQYYRFKYKERTLLLACGVAAGIATAFNAPIAGVLFAIEIVLADMSVTAFIPLLLSSATGALIANLTLKSNMLLSFRYALGFDYHNVIFYVILGVLAGFVSVYHARLFRKVEHLIGNYSDNVYWRAIVGAGSLAILIFFFPTLFGEGYESIKYLANDEAGFILNNSLLESFRTNQWIVLGFVFVTILIKSIATGLTLGSGGNGGNFAPSLFVGSYLGFFVAKFFNLIGFKEVPVGNFTVVGMAAVLSGLFHAPLTAIFLIAEITGGYGLIIPLMIVSSISFAISKRYDKYSMDIYAIAEKGIVFTSDKDRNLFNKIDLFSIYIKNIKTLTVYNSIEDIKEIFSTTTQDFIPVLNEDKSIHGVIVLDNIRSFIFNDNIDKSYLECITEATSTSIFTNAANVMKMMEAKKIDYILLTKKGKFEGYVTESLLLESYRSNLNKLRIE
- a CDS encoding T9SS type A sorting domain-containing protein; this translates as MKKIYFKLIGLTMGVFMLASNKTNAQVYVIGNGEYATSVSNDGNVVVLFGLDNNYYWTKDKGVQQLGEIVPGSYNGGVSTVTADGKIISTNVVDPKTGINQIATYNLEKDEWNYLGGLGKIVDSETSSVWGMTGNGSAIVGIASTSDGYGHAVKWTKETGLVDLGSTTPKSASRANAISEDGTMIAGWQDDKNGARYGAYWKNGVQHLIKDNNGNPVYEISSVSGDGKWLLGSQFEYAMKWSEETGVQLIEDSNADPFYVGAATATNYDGSVIVGYYREFPGPAMMGDGFIWTKETGKISLDEYVKNLGYDNLGITFSLPYAISKDGTKIVGVGRTTEEAVSFMISLPKLGTSEVNKVQYSVFPNPTSDIINIETKGKLSSSILYNMTGQKVLSSNEKQLNISYLPKGTYVLKTIIDGNENTKKIIKK
- a CDS encoding T9SS type A sorting domain-containing protein — encoded protein: MKKIYSKLKSLAVLSALIGGTSFVNAQVYVVGDGQTAYSVSDNGKVVVLNTVDNNFYWTPEKGIHLLGEIASDTSNSGHPLVTADGNKIAVMVAKPETGVNQMSIYDIESDTWKYLGGLGGVSDNETSSVWGMSADGKYISGLGATKDGSFHGIVWNEATGFTDLKTDGEYYSRANGISDDGKIVVGWHDTDFDRWGVYWENGERHQVLDQDGYEVLELAGVSGNGKWMIGATGEDVAMRYSKETGVQLIEHPKQGFYFNGAATAINTDGSVIVGFYRPWPGPAFMGEGFIWTEKTGRVELNEYVKSLGYDDLGITFALPLGMSKDGTKIVGLGKTDEGVVSFLISLPKLATTEVNTVKFDIYPNPSSDVINIESKGKVTASVLYNMAGQKVLDSDMKQINISSLPTGTYILKTTIDGKDVTKKVMKK
- a CDS encoding acyltransferase family protein, which codes for MNFSKGTLIEIAAITVLAIFFYFHNDVARAFRYGIYYWIPMVGIVLVFALQKGLFSRILQHKTLVYLGEISFAFYMIHMIVIKYGNQYLPKINDFQKIGIYFVIALILSALTFEYFEKPVAKWIKNKVK
- a CDS encoding LuxR C-terminal-related transcriptional regulator → MNNKTLLIFFTLFFTQVGIGNTINSEILKKEISSYNEIGSFDKSIIKLDSIIHSKNVTNYDLYNLYLLKYLTYKTLLNYPEAEENLNVAEKYGLKSAKYKSEVETRVLIERIFIQFDYLKYDKVEELLEKVNKSNLKYLDAETFGFYISVIGTMNSINKNYIQAEKDYLEGIKILKQKSPKHLPNIYRKLLHLYTETKDNKKALEAFNKGLYYAKHYGIKLYILNMYESLTWYYAQNEDWEKAYKTRLIVNDLATDYDAINQSGKLQNLEREIINKRNDLEVRNQKNIRLFLVIISAILIILLIVLYKFYKINIEKRKLVENENERMRNKLSNLINHSNNANQVEKKIILSDYNLSERQLDIIELVKKGFTNKEIATELYISENTVKYHLKVIYNTLGIESRNSL